One genomic region from Jilunia laotingensis encodes:
- the miaA gene encoding tRNA (adenosine(37)-N6)-dimethylallyltransferase MiaA, with protein sequence MSALIVLIGPTGVGKTELSLRIAEYFRTSIVSADSRQLYADLKIGTAAPTPEQLNRVPHHLVGTLKLTDYYSAARYEEEALGIIEKLFEQHETVVLTGGSMMYIDAICKGIDNIPTIDAETREMMLQRYESEGLETLCSELKLLDPEYYKIVDLKNPKRVIHALEICYMTGKTYTSFRTQKKKDRSFHIIKIGLTRDRNELYERINHRVDVMMDEGLLEEARAVYPYRTLNSLNTVGYKELFNYLDGSWELPFAIEKIKQNSRIYSRKQMTWFKRDEEIHWFHPDQETEIIEYCKEQLSSIKTA encoded by the coding sequence ATGTCTGCCCTTATTGTCCTTATAGGTCCTACCGGAGTTGGAAAAACAGAACTTAGCCTACGGATTGCAGAATATTTCCGTACAAGTATCGTTTCAGCCGATTCCAGACAACTCTATGCCGATCTTAAAATAGGAACTGCGGCTCCTACTCCTGAGCAGTTAAATCGCGTACCACATCATCTGGTAGGTACACTGAAGCTCACAGATTATTACAGTGCAGCCCGCTACGAAGAAGAAGCACTCGGTATCATTGAAAAACTGTTTGAACAACATGAAACAGTCGTCCTTACGGGAGGTTCGATGATGTATATCGATGCTATATGCAAAGGGATCGATAATATCCCTACGATAGATGCCGAAACTCGGGAAATGATGCTGCAAAGATATGAATCGGAAGGTTTGGAAACACTTTGCTCGGAACTTAAACTATTAGATCCGGAATATTACAAAATAGTAGATTTAAAAAATCCAAAGCGTGTCATTCATGCACTTGAAATTTGCTACATGACGGGAAAAACATACACTTCATTCCGCACGCAGAAAAAGAAAGATCGATCTTTCCATATTATCAAAATAGGGCTAACACGTGATCGGAATGAGCTTTATGAGCGTATCAATCATCGTGTGGACGTAATGATGGATGAAGGACTTCTTGAAGAAGCAAGAGCTGTTTATCCTTACCGAACACTTAATTCGCTTAATACCGTTGGTTACAAAGAACTGTTCAATTACCTGGACGGAAGCTGGGAACTGCCATTCGCTATTGAAAAGATCAAGCAAAATTCACGTATTTATTCTCGCAAACAGATGACATGGTTCAAGCGAGATGAAGAAATACACTGGTTTCATCCGGATCAGGAAACAGAAATTATCGAGTATTGTAAAGAACAGTTAAGCTCCATCAAAACAGCATGA
- a CDS encoding ATP-binding protein, producing MKIFILIITSVLTFSLSAQTEDILKKKTNSNKSSIWNDLAEYYVKQRDSIGLNTAANKALELALKEKDLEEQGKAFMHIAQLERICSGRYTESYLNLLKRASDLLLQQKSKYAAHCLQSISQKYNTSGEYDKALDYLFQAEKEGLDNSPEDLGSIYCDIGYAYLYKGVPDSARIYTEKALQYATNNKDTLSLTVSYSLLGIINRRENNYSMALKYYLKCADLYEQQKEWRRLSTTWCNIAVLYTDWEKYAQAIEFADRAIEIIKRHQLSEKELSRALLISGPPLVSTKQTDKAIENYKSALPNLNNSYQRRSCLFGLVKAYYELNIQDSVNNYMQQLESEFVRSKATYTDSYYIFKGLIALRHRQFDKAIEYYEKSIELRKHNKNGIVQRTAIDTYLNLSEAYKMGPHDYKKALYYKDIAFKLQDSIYQQKHNEMMSEYYVQFETANKELEINRLQIKHQEERYQSLLIISISGILIVALSIAWLYNRIIRLKKEKETTLLSQRIDQKEKDFLNLQQETEQRLTRKYIDGLETERKRLATELHDDICNSMMALELNINEERKNQQIDIPYFIKRLSEIRNRVRNVSHELMPPSFQYATIDEMLTDFITHLNLPPEIKAEYKSTPHVHWENIPSKIGFELYRIVQESTSNALKYAFPSKITVELKLENNNLSVSIEDDGIGFDTNKKNKGIGIQTIAQRIQSINGTFSLISRPNEGTKIRVDIRLKNRHKS from the coding sequence ATGAAAATATTCATCTTGATCATAACATCTGTCCTGACCTTTTCATTATCCGCACAAACGGAAGATATCTTAAAGAAGAAGACAAACAGCAACAAATCGTCCATTTGGAATGACCTAGCTGAATATTACGTAAAACAGAGAGACAGTATCGGTCTAAATACAGCAGCAAACAAGGCTCTAGAATTAGCACTCAAAGAAAAGGACTTAGAAGAACAGGGAAAAGCATTCATGCACATCGCCCAACTTGAACGCATATGCTCCGGAAGATATACGGAATCCTATCTGAACTTATTGAAGAGAGCCTCTGATCTATTGCTACAACAAAAGAGTAAATATGCGGCCCACTGTCTGCAAAGTATCAGTCAAAAATACAATACTTCGGGTGAATACGACAAAGCACTGGACTATTTATTTCAGGCAGAAAAAGAAGGTTTAGACAATAGTCCGGAAGATTTGGGAAGTATTTATTGTGACATAGGGTATGCATATCTCTATAAAGGAGTTCCGGACTCAGCTCGCATTTATACAGAAAAAGCACTTCAATATGCTACAAATAATAAAGATACTCTTTCACTTACGGTAAGTTATAGTCTTTTGGGTATTATCAACAGACGTGAAAACAACTATTCCATGGCACTGAAATATTATCTGAAATGTGCCGACCTATACGAACAGCAAAAAGAATGGAGACGCTTAAGTACAACATGGTGTAATATTGCCGTACTCTATACCGATTGGGAAAAATATGCCCAAGCTATCGAATTCGCTGACAGAGCCATCGAAATAATAAAAAGACATCAATTATCGGAAAAAGAATTGAGCCGGGCATTGCTGATTTCAGGGCCTCCTTTGGTTAGTACCAAACAAACAGACAAAGCGATTGAAAACTATAAGTCAGCACTTCCGAATTTGAACAATTCTTATCAGAGACGTTCTTGTTTATTCGGTCTCGTAAAAGCCTATTATGAACTGAACATACAAGACTCCGTTAATAATTACATGCAGCAACTTGAATCTGAGTTTGTACGATCAAAAGCCACTTATACGGACAGTTATTACATTTTTAAAGGGTTAATCGCCTTGCGTCATCGACAATTTGATAAAGCCATCGAATATTATGAGAAAAGTATAGAACTGCGGAAACATAACAAGAACGGTATCGTACAACGCACCGCAATTGATACGTACCTCAACTTATCGGAGGCCTATAAAATGGGACCTCACGACTATAAAAAGGCTCTTTACTATAAAGACATAGCCTTCAAATTACAAGATTCCATCTATCAGCAAAAACACAATGAAATGATGTCGGAATATTATGTACAGTTCGAAACAGCTAATAAGGAACTGGAAATTAACCGTTTGCAGATAAAGCATCAGGAAGAACGGTACCAATCACTCTTAATTATCAGTATTTCGGGAATTCTCATTGTTGCCTTAAGCATTGCATGGTTATATAACAGAATTATCCGTTTGAAAAAAGAAAAAGAAACTACCCTATTGTCTCAACGCATAGACCAAAAAGAAAAAGATTTTCTGAATTTGCAACAAGAAACAGAACAACGCCTCACACGCAAATACATTGACGGTCTCGAGACAGAAAGAAAACGGCTGGCTACGGAGTTGCACGATGATATTTGTAATAGCATGATGGCACTTGAACTGAATATAAACGAAGAACGAAAAAACCAACAAATTGATATACCTTATTTTATAAAAAGACTCTCAGAAATCCGTAATCGTGTACGTAATGTCTCACACGAATTAATGCCCCCCTCATTTCAATATGCGACTATCGATGAAATGCTGACTGATTTTATAACCCATCTCAATCTCCCACCGGAAATAAAAGCTGAATACAAATCAACGCCTCATGTTCATTGGGAAAATATCCCTTCCAAAATAGGATTCGAGCTTTACAGAATAGTCCAAGAATCAACCAGCAATGCACTGAAATATGCTTTCCCCAGTAAAATCACGGTGGAATTAAAATTAGAAAACAATAATCTGTCGGTCAGCATTGAAGATGATGGAATAGGATTTGACACTAATAAAAAAAACAAAGGAATAGGTATACAGACCATCGCCCAACGAATACAATCCATCAACGGAACGTTTTCATTAATATCCCGTCCCAACGAAGGAACTAAAATTAGAGTAGACATCAGATTAAAAAATAGGCACAAATCGTAA
- a CDS encoding Arc family DNA-binding protein: protein MAKKESSIKSFVLRVDAETMDAIEKWAADEFRSTNGQLQWIIAEALKKSGRMKKSKNVKPEQDENENL, encoded by the coding sequence GTGGCTAAAAAAGAATCTTCAATCAAGAGTTTTGTTCTGCGTGTAGATGCTGAAACGATGGATGCAATAGAAAAATGGGCAGCCGACGAATTCCGCAGTACGAACGGTCAGCTTCAGTGGATTATAGCTGAAGCCTTGAAAAAGAGCGGGCGGATGAAGAAGTCTAAAAATGTAAAACCGGAACAGGACGAAAATGAAAATCTGTGA
- a CDS encoding SPFH domain-containing protein → METKETLFTGFKMNGFVMLFIFFVLLGGSIASFFIIEPSSGLSIAIGVLGIIISFLILPGFNQLEPNEARAMVFFGKYKGTFRKTGFFWFNPFMDAKKLSLRARNLDVEPIKVNDKIGNPILIGLVLVWKLKDTYKAMFEIDSQTMAMSAGTSGNNNQVSVGNAVANRMNAFENFVKIQSDAALRQVAGQYAYDNSEANDDELTLRSGGDEVNEQLEQKLNERLAMAGMEVVEARINYLAYAPEIAAVMLRRQQASAIITAREKIVEGAVSMVKMALHKLSEEEIVELDEEKKAAMVSNLLVVLCADEAAQPVINAGTLNH, encoded by the coding sequence ATGGAAACAAAAGAAACTCTTTTCACCGGTTTTAAAATGAATGGTTTTGTAATGCTATTCATTTTCTTTGTTCTGTTGGGAGGAAGCATAGCTTCATTCTTTATCATTGAGCCGTCAAGCGGTTTATCGATTGCTATTGGGGTTTTAGGAATAATCATCTCATTTCTTATTTTACCGGGGTTCAATCAACTGGAACCGAATGAAGCCCGTGCAATGGTTTTCTTCGGTAAGTATAAAGGTACGTTCAGAAAGACAGGATTCTTTTGGTTCAATCCTTTTATGGATGCAAAAAAACTTTCACTCCGTGCGCGTAATCTGGATGTAGAACCTATTAAGGTAAATGATAAAATAGGTAATCCTATCCTTATCGGACTTGTATTGGTATGGAAACTGAAAGATACATATAAAGCTATGTTTGAGATCGATTCTCAAACTATGGCAATGTCCGCAGGAACTTCAGGCAATAATAATCAAGTTTCTGTCGGTAATGCCGTGGCCAATCGGATGAATGCCTTCGAAAATTTTGTGAAGATACAGAGTGATGCTGCACTTCGCCAGGTTGCCGGGCAATATGCCTATGATAATAGCGAAGCGAATGACGATGAATTGACTTTACGGTCGGGTGGCGATGAAGTCAATGAGCAGTTGGAACAAAAGCTGAATGAACGACTTGCCATGGCAGGAATGGAAGTAGTGGAGGCTCGGATCAATTATCTTGCTTATGCTCCTGAAATTGCAGCGGTTATGCTTCGTCGGCAACAAGCCTCTGCCATAATTACAGCACGTGAGAAGATCGTTGAAGGTGCTGTATCAATGGTGAAAATGGCTCTTCATAAACTTTCAGAGGAAGAGATTGTTGAACTGGACGAAGAAAAGAAAGCAGCCATGGTAAGCAATTTACTTGTAGTGCTTTGTGCTGATGAAGCTGCACAGCCAGTTATAAATGCGGGAACGCTGAATCATTAA
- a CDS encoding T9SS type A sorting domain-containing protein: MRRTLVYFALSIVTSLVGAQNSEPGFIKVGDGGTTSVAMSPNGKYAVGQGVGIGDAPMYKSYLWDAENGQLTWMTELDENDFDKSGHFADVNDEKTIVGNFKDENYILSYIDMDEQFSGPICVAAVWKDGKRTSLGIGDFTMDDFNSFADGSFAMAVSADSKTVVGYINQGNSTTFTPCGWVYNESTQAWDYQRYALPEGSQGGQIGSVSADGKLAVGYAAYHLRAMPVIWTSPTECLQIELTEEDASYEDEFGFNYGYKISPNGQYVLFTLNNMIPCIYSMKDRKYVKLDGYPDATGLSVNTISDQGDVVGAFGYGNYFSGTYTRPFWFSYKDNKCTDFEYLIQTYAQGVNIPFSFNFSDKITSNPQSISADGTIIFGTNGEESWILRTSSDRITLPDYVPNVRAVNSKLKEVTVSWDKAINIPTGFILKSYKVYCDDEYLGNVDASQAADASRIQYVQQGVSTGLHTYSVVGEYVATNGKVYESPKSIGVEIGVVNSFALPLFDNFDSPDFTENGWTNELLLGNPRHDLKWQNRTSGDPANETASLTAIVMTDEPYSATLTSRFMDATELDRVYVSFSKKLMYANRDDWDLTLDSLSLEFSTDDVNWVAVRDYPADKVVAGSWNYEQIDITKLAAHKQFKLRWRTHGKAVAELLWYIDTFKVGSITEKPAPEGLTGTISNGKVNLQWQNTFNAYELSYLENSTALYEVSFGDSEGIPLIIANAFDPDQLKMYDGKYITSVTTFLYEYLSDEVKQTRASILIYEDDKVISEQEISDQIINGYTFTVKLNHAVKIDANKKLKIAMKIFDYNPQSTPVYYQCSDLFVPGKSDLYSEDDGKTWKKLSDFYATVPGQEEWGYCNWPLRANVSDEEVITDSPSLDETLAGYCVYRNGVQINEGLIYGPYLKFTDEDPVDNGCYEVIAYYQNGDVSEVSAQYCVGVISGIQENDAVTIIKVYPNPADDYIYVEGVFDKLQLLTSEGRIILETTEGTIQVSGQPSGLYFLRVVSGSKVETHKVMIR, encoded by the coding sequence ATGAGAAGAACATTAGTTTATTTTGCACTTTCCATAGTAACAAGTCTGGTGGGTGCCCAAAATTCAGAACCCGGTTTTATTAAAGTAGGTGATGGAGGAACAACAAGTGTTGCGATGTCTCCCAATGGTAAATATGCCGTAGGGCAGGGGGTAGGAATAGGGGATGCCCCTATGTATAAGAGTTATCTATGGGATGCGGAAAATGGACAGCTGACTTGGATGACCGAGTTAGATGAAAATGACTTTGATAAGAGTGGGCATTTCGCAGACGTTAATGATGAAAAAACAATTGTTGGCAATTTTAAAGATGAGAATTATATTTTGTCGTACATAGACATGGACGAACAATTCAGTGGTCCGATTTGTGTGGCTGCTGTTTGGAAGGATGGGAAAAGGACGAGCTTAGGTATTGGTGATTTTACGATGGATGATTTTAATAGTTTTGCCGATGGTAGTTTTGCAATGGCTGTGTCGGCAGATAGTAAAACAGTGGTCGGATATATCAATCAAGGGAACAGTACAACTTTTACTCCATGTGGATGGGTTTACAATGAATCGACACAAGCATGGGACTATCAACGCTATGCGCTTCCTGAAGGTTCTCAAGGCGGACAAATTGGGAGTGTTTCTGCTGATGGAAAACTGGCCGTAGGATATGCTGCTTACCATCTTAGGGCAATGCCTGTTATTTGGACATCACCCACAGAGTGTTTGCAGATAGAGTTGACCGAAGAAGATGCGAGTTACGAGGATGAGTTTGGTTTTAATTACGGATATAAGATAAGTCCTAATGGGCAATATGTTTTGTTTACTCTTAATAACATGATTCCGTGTATATATAGTATGAAAGATCGGAAGTATGTGAAATTGGATGGCTATCCGGATGCTACCGGTCTATCAGTTAATACTATATCCGATCAAGGTGATGTGGTAGGTGCATTTGGCTATGGCAATTATTTTTCTGGCACATATACTCGTCCGTTCTGGTTCTCATATAAAGACAATAAATGTACTGATTTTGAATATCTAATTCAAACATATGCTCAAGGCGTAAATATCCCATTCTCATTTAATTTTAGTGATAAAATCACTTCCAATCCACAATCTATTTCGGCAGACGGTACTATTATATTCGGTACAAATGGTGAAGAGAGTTGGATTTTACGTACATCTTCAGATAGGATTACTTTACCCGATTATGTGCCTAATGTGAGAGCAGTAAACAGTAAGTTGAAAGAGGTTACTGTTTCTTGGGATAAAGCAATTAATATTCCAACCGGATTTATACTGAAATCATATAAGGTTTATTGTGATGATGAATATTTGGGTAACGTAGATGCTTCGCAGGCTGCTGACGCATCCCGTATTCAATATGTACAGCAGGGTGTTTCTACCGGGTTGCATACTTATTCTGTTGTAGGCGAATACGTAGCAACCAATGGAAAAGTCTACGAGTCTCCTAAATCGATAGGTGTTGAAATTGGCGTGGTCAATTCTTTTGCTTTACCTCTCTTTGATAATTTTGATTCACCTGATTTTACTGAAAACGGATGGACCAATGAACTGTTATTGGGTAATCCAAGGCACGATCTGAAATGGCAAAATCGTACTTCGGGAGATCCTGCCAATGAGACGGCTTCATTGACTGCCATTGTTATGACAGACGAACCTTATTCTGCCACCCTGACCTCACGTTTTATGGATGCTACCGAACTTGATCGCGTTTATGTTTCTTTTTCCAAAAAACTGATGTATGCCAATCGTGATGATTGGGATCTTACCCTTGATTCATTGAGCCTTGAATTCTCTACGGATGATGTTAATTGGGTGGCAGTTCGGGATTATCCGGCAGATAAAGTCGTGGCTGGGTCTTGGAACTATGAGCAGATCGACATAACCAAACTGGCTGCTCATAAACAATTTAAACTCAGATGGAGGACTCACGGAAAAGCCGTGGCTGAATTACTTTGGTATATTGATACGTTTAAAGTGGGTTCTATAACCGAAAAACCTGCTCCTGAAGGACTTACAGGGACAATATCCAATGGGAAGGTGAATCTGCAATGGCAAAATACGTTCAATGCTTATGAACTTAGTTATCTTGAAAATTCAACTGCTCTTTATGAAGTTAGTTTTGGCGACAGCGAGGGAATCCCACTTATTATAGCTAATGCTTTCGATCCTGACCAACTGAAGATGTATGATGGTAAATATATAACTTCCGTAACGACATTCTTGTATGAGTATCTTTCTGATGAGGTTAAGCAAACTCGCGCTTCTATTCTGATCTATGAAGATGATAAGGTGATATCGGAACAAGAAATTAGTGATCAGATTATCAATGGTTATACTTTCACGGTCAAGCTTAATCATGCAGTGAAGATAGATGCAAATAAGAAGTTGAAAATTGCGATGAAGATATTCGACTACAATCCGCAGAGTACACCGGTATATTACCAGTGTTCTGATTTATTCGTACCTGGAAAGAGCGATCTTTATTCAGAAGATGACGGCAAGACCTGGAAGAAACTTTCTGATTTTTATGCCACTGTACCTGGGCAAGAAGAGTGGGGGTATTGCAACTGGCCGTTACGTGCTAATGTGAGCGATGAAGAGGTTATAACCGATAGTCCGTCTTTGGATGAGACATTAGCTGGCTATTGTGTTTACCGTAATGGCGTACAGATCAATGAAGGCTTGATATATGGTCCATATCTGAAGTTTACAGATGAAGATCCGGTTGATAATGGTTGTTATGAAGTGATTGCTTATTATCAAAATGGCGATGTATCGGAAGTTTCAGCGCAATATTGTGTCGGTGTCATATCGGGAATTCAAGAGAATGACGCTGTAACCATAATTAAAGTGTATCCTAATCCTGCCGATGACTACATCTACGTTGAAGGTGTGTTTGATAAGTTACAACTGCTCACTAGCGAAGGTCGTATTATATTAGAAACGACAGAAGGCACAATTCAGGTTTCTGGTCAACCGTCTGGTCTTTACTTCTTGCGTGTAGTATCTGGCAGTAAGGTAGAGACTCATAAAGTCATGATTAGATAA
- a CDS encoding tetratricopeptide repeat protein: MMNWKLFRFFLVLVCVASHLYAGDMLNYESLSGWPVSELIKHGDKYYEQNHLDTAIGYYIVLAGKYNAGMTKSDKYICTLACRSIANIYYQQENYAQAFEFYMKSLKISDENGFGELTVEAYKNLGNVYSVFTDNEQAIRCYEKGLKRAREYRDTINEVKFLINLSAICCYEKRTKDAWMYYNQMMKFVGNDKIVKYFSYFNKALIFNLQKQYNDAVSNYEKAVRYAERENLDPKYAGGVYGELAKLYRDMGKNDSALHYFHIYTDYSEKNKIMYMFVESLQTLAQLYAEIGDNRQSSYYKGRYMAVKDSLFNANEFNKMKNSQFVYEMDKNYQKIASLTEDSESKEQKIKIQFRILVGILAGMFVFVVLTIIVYLQKRKLNLAYKNLYYRNSELLQSEQRNREQRIESANKLIEERKRYALLEQKFNEISLNEGSSLQIKEEDQTREDRIVKLHSSDKLTDEQKEKILMAIIGVMENTQEFCDCDFGLERLAERVGSNSRYVSIVINETYNKNFRAFISEYRIKEAQIRLMDTNRYGNYTIKAIAESVGYKSPTNFISAFKNITGITPSVYQKIAKGK, from the coding sequence ATGATGAATTGGAAATTATTCAGGTTTTTTCTTGTGTTAGTATGCGTTGCCTCGCATTTGTATGCCGGTGATATGCTCAACTATGAGTCATTGTCCGGATGGCCTGTATCTGAACTTATAAAGCATGGAGATAAATACTATGAACAGAATCATTTAGACACTGCTATTGGATATTATATTGTTTTGGCCGGAAAATATAATGCTGGTATGACAAAGTCGGACAAATACATATGTACGCTTGCTTGCCGTTCCATTGCAAATATCTATTATCAACAGGAAAATTATGCACAAGCATTTGAGTTCTATATGAAGTCCTTAAAAATTAGTGACGAAAATGGGTTTGGCGAGCTTACGGTGGAGGCTTATAAGAATTTGGGTAATGTATATTCCGTATTTACTGATAATGAACAAGCAATTCGGTGTTATGAGAAAGGGCTAAAGCGCGCAAGAGAGTATCGGGATACTATAAATGAGGTGAAATTTTTAATAAATCTTTCCGCTATATGTTGTTACGAGAAGCGCACAAAAGATGCTTGGATGTATTATAATCAAATGATGAAGTTTGTGGGAAATGATAAAATTGTAAAGTATTTCAGCTACTTTAACAAGGCACTTATATTTAATTTGCAAAAGCAATATAATGATGCTGTTAGTAATTATGAGAAGGCGGTCAGGTATGCAGAAAGAGAAAATTTAGATCCCAAATATGCAGGAGGCGTCTATGGCGAACTGGCTAAGCTGTATAGAGATATGGGGAAAAATGATTCGGCACTACATTATTTCCATATATATACGGACTATTCAGAAAAAAATAAGATTATGTATATGTTTGTAGAGAGTTTGCAGACGTTAGCACAACTGTATGCCGAAATTGGTGATAATCGACAGTCTTCATATTATAAAGGACGTTACATGGCTGTAAAGGATTCTCTGTTTAACGCGAATGAATTTAATAAGATGAAAAATTCTCAATTCGTATATGAAATGGATAAAAACTATCAAAAGATAGCTTCGCTTACAGAAGATAGTGAAAGTAAGGAACAAAAGATAAAAATACAATTTAGGATATTGGTTGGAATTTTGGCAGGCATGTTTGTATTTGTTGTTCTGACGATCATAGTGTATTTGCAAAAACGGAAATTGAACTTGGCGTATAAGAATCTCTATTATCGTAATTCGGAACTTTTGCAATCAGAACAGAGAAACAGGGAACAGCGAATAGAATCAGCAAATAAACTGATTGAAGAGCGTAAGAGATATGCTTTGCTTGAGCAGAAGTTTAACGAAATCAGTTTGAACGAAGGTTCTTCTCTGCAAATAAAGGAGGAGGACCAGACTAGAGAAGACAGAATAGTCAAATTACATTCTTCTGATAAATTGACGGATGAACAGAAAGAGAAGATACTGATGGCGATCATCGGGGTAATGGAAAATACGCAGGAATTTTGTGATTGCGATTTTGGACTGGAACGTTTAGCTGAGCGTGTTGGATCCAATTCACGCTATGTGTCAATTGTTATCAATGAAACCTATAATAAAAATTTTCGTGCGTTTATTAGTGAGTATCGCATTAAAGAAGCCCAGATACGTTTGATGGATACAAACAGATATGGAAATTATACTATCAAAGCCATTGCAGAAAGCGTAGGTTACAAGTCTCCCACTAATTTTATCTCGGCATTTAAAAATATAACTGGAATTACCCCATCGGTTTATCAGAAAATAGCCAAAGGCAAATAA
- a CDS encoding leucine-rich repeat domain-containing protein, protein MNKQFILLLLYLFFGCMVLPAKEVRITLKNPGTLADFLKDESDITELILSGEMDSSDFYAISQNENLLQTLTKIDLYNVSASIIPKDAFYACDKLVEIILPHALTVIESDAFTDCTQLKKIQLPLSIRQLGAYCFSNCQSLVEISIPEGVVQVPRRAFDYCCSLKEISLPSTLKAINKGAFYFTGLSSIDLPQRLEIIEEDAFYGSKLEKIMLPASLREIGINAFINCPELESISVADNNTHFTSLDGVLFNADITTLLCYPAGKQGKFYEVPPTTTSLGDFAFSGAMDNNNYPINSHLTSIKLPDGLKSIAQGAFSGRIALKQLDLPNSINEIGNTAFFSTGLERITIPEQVKVLSDLLFYNCLFLKKVNLPDNLQTIGEYAFYKCPELESIQIPSHTTKIGYNAFNGCSKLKEVVIPDRIHTIYGGTFYDCTSLVQVHLPVTLHTLESAFSNCSKLNTITIPASLNYFDLWTFNECDNLQTIYLLPETPPVTDDYDHIALPENVVIYVPDGSVDIYKSNPQWGIFDIRPLSTSGLKEIGSNLENDFNIQVNLEGEITIRTSQEGRIEIYSLNGLLLHLQKIDRGENHLQKTAEGVNRILIVYTSASGKRSVYKL, encoded by the coding sequence ATGAACAAACAATTTATACTACTTCTCCTGTATCTTTTCTTTGGTTGCATGGTTCTTCCGGCAAAAGAAGTAAGAATCACTCTCAAAAATCCCGGTACACTAGCTGATTTCTTAAAAGATGAAAGTGACATCACTGAGCTAATTCTTTCCGGTGAGATGGATTCATCGGATTTTTACGCCATCAGTCAGAACGAGAACTTACTTCAAACCTTAACCAAAATAGATTTATATAATGTATCTGCAAGTATCATTCCCAAAGATGCATTTTATGCTTGTGACAAGCTGGTTGAAATAATACTTCCTCACGCTCTAACTGTTATTGAAAGCGATGCTTTCACCGATTGCACGCAACTAAAAAAAATCCAACTGCCATTATCAATCCGCCAATTGGGTGCTTATTGCTTCTCTAATTGCCAAAGTTTGGTGGAGATATCGATCCCAGAAGGAGTTGTACAAGTTCCCCGACGCGCTTTCGATTATTGCTGTTCTCTGAAAGAAATATCTTTGCCATCTACATTGAAAGCTATCAATAAGGGTGCATTCTACTTTACAGGATTATCTTCAATTGACCTCCCACAACGTTTGGAAATCATTGAAGAAGACGCCTTTTACGGTTCCAAATTGGAGAAAATCATGCTTCCCGCATCCCTTCGTGAAATAGGGATAAATGCATTCATCAACTGCCCCGAACTAGAATCTATCTCAGTCGCTGACAACAATACTCATTTCACAAGCCTTGACGGAGTTCTATTCAATGCAGACATTACTACTTTACTATGTTATCCAGCAGGAAAACAGGGGAAATTTTATGAAGTTCCTCCAACCACGACTTCACTCGGTGACTTTGCTTTTTCCGGAGCAATGGATAATAATAATTATCCCATAAACTCCCATCTGACATCAATTAAACTTCCGGATGGCCTGAAGTCGATTGCACAAGGTGCATTCTCCGGTCGTATAGCACTCAAACAGTTGGATTTGCCGAATTCTATAAATGAAATCGGTAATACAGCCTTTTTCTCAACAGGATTAGAAAGAATAACAATCCCCGAACAAGTCAAAGTGTTAAGTGATCTCCTGTTTTACAATTGCCTTTTTCTTAAAAAAGTAAATCTACCAGACAACCTTCAAACAATCGGGGAATATGCTTTTTATAAATGTCCCGAATTGGAATCTATTCAAATACCTTCCCATACAACAAAAATCGGGTACAATGCATTCAACGGTTGCTCAAAGCTAAAAGAAGTAGTGATCCCTGATCGTATTCATACTATTTATGGAGGCACTTTCTACGATTGTACTTCACTGGTTCAAGTACATCTTCCAGTAACTTTACATACCTTAGAATCAGCATTCTCTAATTGCAGCAAGTTAAATACCATCACTATACCTGCGTCTCTCAATTATTTTGATCTTTGGACATTTAACGAATGCGACAATCTACAAACGATTTACCTTTTGCCGGAAACACCTCCTGTCACAGATGATTATGATCACATCGCATTGCCTGAGAATGTAGTAATCTATGTACCTGATGGTTCCGTAGATATTTACAAAAGTAATCCTCAATGGGGAATATTCGATATCCGTCCTCTTTCAACTTCAGGATTAAAAGAGATAGGATCGAACCTAGAAAATGATTTCAATATTCAAGTTAATTTGGAAGGAGAAATAACAATCCGGACGTCACAAGAAGGAAGAATAGAAATCTATTCATTAAATGGTTTGCTACTTCATCTACAAAAAATAGATAGAGGAGAAAATCATCTACAAAAAACAGCAGAGGGAGTAAACCGGATACTTATTGTCTACACCTCTGCAAGCGGAAAAAGAAGTGTATATAAATTATAA